A genomic window from Halorussus rarus includes:
- a CDS encoding 50S ribosomal protein L16, with the protein MSDKPASMYREISKPAYTRREYITGIPGSKIAQHEMGNLESDQDDYPVQISLVTEEECQLRHGSLEASRLSANRHLLKELGQENYKMILRKFPHHVIRENKQATGAGADRVSDGMRQAFGKVVGTAARIPRNDRIFTAWCRPEDAPVVKDALRRAYNKISPPCRIKVEKGEKLLVA; encoded by the coding sequence ATGTCGGACAAACCTGCCTCGATGTACCGGGAGATCAGCAAGCCGGCGTACACCCGACGCGAGTACATCACCGGCATCCCCGGTTCGAAGATCGCACAGCACGAGATGGGCAACCTCGAGAGCGACCAGGACGACTACCCCGTCCAGATCAGCCTCGTCACCGAGGAGGAGTGCCAGCTCCGCCACGGCTCGCTGGAGGCCTCCCGCCTGTCGGCCAACCGCCACCTGCTCAAGGAGCTCGGCCAGGAGAACTACAAGATGATCCTCCGGAAGTTCCCCCACCACGTCATCCGGGAGAACAAGCAGGCGACCGGCGCGGGCGCGGACCGCGTCTCCGACGGGATGCGCCAGGCGTTCGGCAAGGTCGTCGGCACGGCCGCCCGCATCCCGCGCAACGACCGCATCTTCACCGCGTGGTGCCGGCCCGAGGACGCCCCCGTCGTGAAGGACGCGCTCCGGCGCGCCTACAACAAGATCTCGCCGCCGTGCCGCATCAAGGTCGAGAAGGGCGAGAAGCTCCTCGTCGCGTAG